One genomic segment of Gasterosteus aculeatus chromosome 6, fGasAcu3.hap1.1, whole genome shotgun sequence includes these proteins:
- the acyp2 gene encoding acylphosphatase 2, muscle type, translating into MDYRYHLQRTSHVPLTNRKDCWCRVKGARQLQESPNPPPSLSLLLRRPLGMSEGESAGSKLLSVDFEIFGHVQGVCFRMYTEKKGLQLGLVGWVRNTCHGTVEGQVQGPAHRVDEMKQWLGKEGSPSSRITKASFTNQRTVGELELSGFKTRF; encoded by the exons ATGGACTACAGATACCATCTGCAGAGGACGAGCCACGTTCCTTTAACCAATCGGAAGGACTGTTGGTGCAGAGTGAAGGGAGCGAGGCAGCTGCAGGAGTCTCCTAACCCTCCTCCTagcctttccctcctcctccgtcgtCCTCTCGGGATGTCTGAAGGTGAATCTGCAGGAAGCAAACTGCTGTCGGTGGACTTTGAGATCTTCGGTCACGTTCAGG GAGTCTGTTTCAGAATG TACACAGAGAAGAAGGGTCTGCAGCTCGGTCTGGTGGGCTGGGTGAGGAACACCTGCCACGGGACGGTGGAGGGACAGGTCCAGGGTCCCGCTCACAGGGTGGACGAGAT GAAGCAGTGGTTGGGTAAAGAGGGAAGTCCGTCCAGTCGGATCACCAAAGCCTCCTTCACCAACCAGAGAACAGTCGGCGAGCTGGAGCTCTCCGGCTTCAAGACGCGCTTCTGA